A genomic window from Blattabacterium cuenoti includes:
- a CDS encoding OmpH family outer membrane protein, which produces MKKNQIVYYLFFFLFFCNFLYSTECNKRILCNQKIVCLNSLILIEKMPEFSEVQKKLERLSKNHENILAKIAKEFHKKVERFKKNKNPILKKELEILQARANAYQKIASDDLAKNQNKLLNPIYKKIEDAIYKVINKDKTIIRVDDCSPGKGVLVNKGLDITEEVKKELGIE; this is translated from the coding sequence ATGAAAAAAAATCAGATAGTCTATTATTTATTCTTTTTTTTATTTTTTTGTAATTTTTTATATTCTACAGAATGTAATAAAAGAATTTTATGTAATCAAAAAATTGTTTGTTTAAATAGTTTAATTCTTATAGAAAAAATGCCTGAATTTTCAGAAGTTCAAAAAAAATTAGAAAGATTAAGTAAAAATCATGAAAATATTTTAGCAAAAATAGCTAAAGAATTCCATAAAAAAGTAGAAAGATTTAAAAAAAATAAAAATCCAATTTTAAAAAAAGAATTAGAAATATTACAAGCTAGAGCGAATGCTTATCAAAAAATAGCTTCAGATGATTTAGCAAAAAATCAAAATAAATTATTAAACCCTATATATAAAAAAATAGAAGATGCTATTTATAAAGTTATAAATAAAGATAAAACAATAATACGGGTAGATGATTGCAGTCCTGGAAAAGGAGTATTAGTTAATAAAGGATTAGATATCACAGAAGAAGTAAAAAAAGAATTAGGAATTGAATAA